A window of Trachemys scripta elegans isolate TJP31775 chromosome 9, CAS_Tse_1.0, whole genome shotgun sequence genomic DNA:
GAAGGTCACAGACTGTCAGAATTGGAGAAGTTTAGTGAAGAAAATCTTAACCATCTCGAAGAACAGGGAAGCTCATTTAGGGAACAAACTAATCCAAAGTTAATGGAAGAACAGACCTCCAACAAAGTGTCAGTTGGCCCAAACTCGGAGCATACAGCTATGTCCTAAGAGCTTTAACTCAAATCCTAATCAGAGAGATGTAAAGGGTGATGTTTTACAATAATTTGGCAGTGGCTTTTATCAACAAGCAAGTGGATACCAGATCCTCAGCCATCATACGATCATCTAATCTTCTCTGTTCCTGGacaaagaaggagagagaagaatgtAATGTATATGTGCAGTTGATGACCTATGTATATGTGGGGGCTGATAACATTTCCTGTAAAtattgcccaacacttcccataaAGGACCCTGCTTTTCAGTTTCTTAGAACTTTGTCAAAGTTCAAACACTTGAGCTGAGATTTTCCATGCCAGATACTGCATCAGGAtgatttttttgtctttgttttttttctccaaaaatgtcagccaaaatggttcagccgtTTCTGAGAACGAGGCTAGGGAAAATATCTTGATTTACTCATATTAGAAATATTCTAGTGTCTTTTTCTTTGAAGAACTCTAGTGTACCtgttctttggaacagggacttgaaatttggcaggaggatGGCCTTTGTGTTAGGAAGATGCTTCTTggcatccctgtgaaaatctgcccaaatttggctgGGTTATAAATCTTTGAAAAGTCAGTTGGTACATGCTCAGTAAAAACATCTTAGAttttttagcagctaaaatctgtGAAGATCACAGAGCATGGTCAAGTCTCTCACAGCTCCTGTGTGTGGCTGGACTGTGCAtgttccatcctcactgagcatacCCCATGCCCTCAGAGCCTCCTGTGTGTGATTAGACTGAGTGTGCTGAATCCCCTCAGCTCCTACCTATGTTGACAGTGCATGCTCCATCTCAGAGATACTTCAGTGAAGCCAGACTTGCCCTGCAGTGGCTGTTCTGGGCTAGGGTAGGACcaggcaacatggaggaggaagtTTGTCTGATTCAAATGTTGAGAGGACAAAAGCTGAGACAAGGAATCTGAGACTGGAAGTTTGGAGGGGGGTGACTTGAGGccagggagagggaaggcaggaactggctgggcaaggaggctaGACTGGGAACTAGTGAGGGAAATGTGTGTCTGTGGAGGCAGGTAGACTGGGAGCAAGTTGGGAATGCTAAGGTTGggtgaggagctggggaaggggaggaaactgAGACTGGCTGAGCAAAGAGACTGGGATAAGGAGCCAAGGAAGGACAGTGGGGAAAACAGAGAATGGAtgaggagcccagggagggagactaggtctgggagccagtgggagggaaaggaagaggcagATTGGATGTGGAGGCCAGAGGGCAAGGCAAGGAGAGTGGGACAGGGATGAAAATCTTGAGAAGTGGAGAGTGGTAATAGGCAGGccaggagaatgggactgggacaaggaaccaGGGATGAGGAAGAGGCAGCACAGGGACAAGGTTGGAGGGGGTCAGGCAGAAGGGTCAAGGTTAGGGGAAATGGGCAGAGGAGTCTCTGCTCACTACTGTATGATCCtatccagagcctggaatggaactcaGGATTCCTcaatctcaccattcctctgctgttaaCAGATATCTGGCAAAACGTTTCATCCCGCTCTAGTGCTGGTCCTCATAAAAGAGAACTTACAACTGGAATCAGTTCCTCCATTAGTGTAAGTGTCAGAGGTCAGTGTGTGCATATCAATATGATTCCACGTGATGGAATTATTTTTCACTTTCTATTTTAATAAACTAGGaaattatacacacatacatgcatTCTGTGTTAAAAGAATATAATTAAGGTTGcggtcaagcactcaaaagatgggaagtgccagaattaaagctgcccatgcaaccttaattcatcccTATTCTGCATATACATTATAATGCGGTCTTTAATGATGTGATTGCATGCTTTTTTTCTCCACAGGACACCTGCCTTGCAGGAGAAATGAGGGTTGTGTAGTAGGGAAGCTATTTTCTATAAGAGCGAGAAGTTGTAAGGTATTCAGTGAATGAGACAGGCGCTGTGCCTAATAGAAAGTGCATGGAGGATTTGGGTCCTTATAAACATGGCATGATGTGGGACAGAAAAACACAAAGACATAAGACATGAGGAGATCACTATAGGAAGGTTTTGTGAAACAAGATATCTTGGAGGGGAGAGACTGGGGTAGATGTACCTGCTTGTCACTGGGAGGCCTTGCAGGTTATTCTAAGTGCCAACGGGTCACATGGAAGATGATGCAAAGCAGAGATTATAAGGAGATGTATATGTATAACATTAAAACTATAATTGTTCAGCACAGCTTAGCAGACAATTTAAACAATATTATGATTATTACTATTCAGACTGTGAAACAAAGGGTACTCCTACTGCATCTTGCCTTGTTTATTTCTATCAGAGTAGATCAGATGTTGAATAAATTAGTCAGTGGagcttcttttcctgtttctgtTGCAGTCTTTGGGCATGAATCTGATCTTTGATGTGGAGCTGAGAAGTATGCTTCTTATCTTGTAAAATCAAGCCCTTGTACTTTTTTTTCAGTTATAACTCTTGTTAATATCATTATAAAGAAATGTGAAAGGTAAACACCTGTCTTTAAAGCCCAAATCTTTCTACATGATCTGCTAGCATGAACCTTTACAACAACTATGTGGGATCCAAAGGGTCCACGCTAGTCAGATCCTGTTAAAGGATCAGGCCTAAATTTCTTGTATATACCTCAGTTTCTACTAAAGTTGATCAGAATATGGAATTTCCTTCTTGTGGGAAATTCAGATATTTCAAAACTTGTCTGAGTTTTGAATCAgaataaaaagtttaaatttttagTGAGAAGGAAATTCTGCAATAGTTCATTCTGATACTTTAATAATGTTACAacattataatatattttatatatatgtaatataaataacacatgaacataatgaaattaatataaaagtcaaaatgaatgtTTTGGAATTGTAGAAATGAAATGAGAAAGCTTAAATGAattgttttgcctttttcctgTCAAAACTTTTCTGAAATAGATAAAAATCTAAGTTTTATGGGAGAATATctatgaaactgcattttcctaaGAGAAACTTGTTCTGTCAGATTTTGTCACCCAGATGTCATTTCTACAttaaaaaggtgattttttttttttttttttgggtagagCAAAGCAAATGCATGGTGGACTATTGCCACCTTCTGATGTGCAGTTTAAGTGCACTGTATAAGATGCATTTAAACTACCAGCGCTCAGAACACTCAACAGTGGGGGCCTGTAATCTATTGATTTCTGTTTAGACTCGTGATATTTTTGTACAAACTGCTTCTACTCTAACCAATTTGCTTTAATCCCCCACTGAAATACGTATGATTGGAGAAGAGAAAATTCACATAAACATTACACAGTTTACTGAACTTGATGCAAACAAGCAGATCCCTTTTGCTCCTAGTAGCCAAATTTAGTTTGACTGCTACTTTTTTCCATTATGATGATAGTGTTTCATAAAGTTACATAGtagcactgcaaaaaaaaaaaaaaaaaaaaaaaagaagaagacgGGCTACAGTGCCTGAATTGACAGTGTGAAATACTGCTGTTTAAGCAATTTCACACTGCAGATGGTTACTGAAGTAGTAATTACTGTAAACAATCAGCAGTGATGTTAGTAATCTCTGCCAGGTAGAGTTGGcagagaaaattttgaaattttcaaatggaaaaaaggaacaaaattttCTTTCAATTAGCTCTACTGCCCAGGGAATTAATTACTactgctgttttttgtttgtttgtttgttttttacttaaggtttgtcttcactaccatgCTAAATCAGCACCGCTGCCATCGATGCAGCAGTGCCGATTTACCACATCTGGTGAAGGCATGTcacgtcgatgggagagctctctcctgtcgacgtaattactccaccttaatgagaagcagaagctatgtcagcaggagaacgtctcccgccaacatagtgtagtgtagacaccattttaagtcgatgtaagttgTATCACTCcggggggtggttttttcacacccataGCGACGCAACTTATGCCagcttaagcagtagtgtagacaaggccttagtcctTCAGCTAAGACCATGAACTAGTAATGAAAGGCAGGTTGGTCTGGTGGATTAAGTGAAAAAAGAGTCGGTAACTTCTTAACTCTAATGCCAGGTCTGCTGCTGACTTTGTGTGCCTGCAGATAAGGTTATCGGTATTACTGTGTTGGTTtgatcatttgtaaaatgggaattaagaaatttagaaaagaaaacaatatataaaGTACCATGTCCAAACCAAAATCACTCCACCAGTTGTTTCTGCATTACAGAACAGTAGTCATGATAAAATCAattaatttgaaaagaaaaatgatcCCGTTTTTCAAAACCTGTTATGCTGTCTGTCACCTGGAGTTGTAATAGCCAAATATTATCAAACTTGCTTGATTTTTCTTCATTGtcaggggggaaaagagggaatgTGACACAGACACATAGGTattaccatactggatcagatcagtgCTTCATAATATCTAGTATTGTTATCTCTGATAgtagccagatgcttcagaggaaaatgcaAGAAATCCTGTAGTGGACAATTGTGTCCTCATAGAAGAACATTTCTTCCTAATCAAAGTTAGTGGTTGACTTTTGAGCTGAAGTATGGGGCTTTATATCCTGTTTAAATGCCAGTTCTCTGATTGGGTTAGTAAACAGTGGTACAGCATTCTGGCACCTTTTTCATGCTGGCTTCTTGAGCTCCAGAACTTaagctctttttttctttttcttttttttggtaaGTCTCTAGATATTTGCTGAGAGCCTCAAAAATGTGTCCTGATGTCAGTGATTTTAGTGATCTCTGCCTGCATTTGCAGAACCTGGAACAATACCTCTGAGAGGTGTACTGTTCATCTTTGTGGGTACTAACTCCTCAATGATAATTCATTAAATGTCCACACAGTTAATTCTATCATTGCTCACAAGCATGTAGGAAAGGGGGAGGATCAAATTATAGAGATTTGTACAATGTACTGTGATTAATGTCTCATTTCAGCATATTAATTGAGTGGGCTTAGGAGGTACCACTAGTGATCTTccccacaacaaacaaacaaacaaagccaatGCCAAGTTGCCTATCAGAGCATCTGAACCCTGCAAGGGAGAGCTAATAGCAAGAAGCCCAAAGGAGCCATACAAGCCTCATTGAGACAAAGCCAAGCAGTAGCCCAGCAGAGTCTGTGTGTATTCAGCCCACACAAAGTGGGAGCTGAATCCAGAAATCATATGTGATTACATTTGGAACATCTGCTCATAGTGCTGTGGGAAGCATCTCATATAAGCATAGTTTGGAAGAGTACAACTAtgtttgattttccattttgacTCCTAAATGTAAAACTTTGGGTGTTCTCATTATCTATACAAATGTTTAATATCTTTTGAATTCTGCTAAGCTTTTGACTTCAGTCATGTcgtgacaatgagttccataggcattttaataaaaagtatttccttttattgcttCTAAATTGCTTTTCAGTTCATTTGAATACTCCCTTGTCCTTGTATTATGAGAGAAGGTAAATAAAACTACCCAATTTATGTTCCCAGTACCATTATTTTGTATAAGTCTGTCAGGTCCCATTTAATTAGTCTCCTCAGTAATGTAACATTTCTGATctttccactctctctctctctctctgcttctaataatttgtgttgcttGTCTTTGAACTCCTATTTCTGCTAGActgtgaccagaactgaacaagGGCAAGGGTATTCCAGGAGTTTAGTTGATGacataatatttttcatattattttctATCCTATTCTTTCTACTTCTGaatattttgtttactttttgaatTAAGATGTTTACATTGAACTATCCATAATGGCCTCTAGGTTTCTTTTGAGTGATTAGTTAATTTAGTACTCCTGGATATGAGTAGTTCAAAGGATTTTTTACAACCttgcatcttttttttattttgttttacttgtcagtactgaatttcatctgccagtggGCAGCCCCGTAGGGTAGGCTTATCAGGTACTTCTGAAGGCCCACTCTGTTTAGTCTGTTCTTGATGAGCCAATATAACTGTGTCTATTTAATCAATTATCTAGAAAAAGAGTCAATGTGTTATATGGTATTTATTGACTTGAGTAAAGTATTCAACATCCATTCCCCATGGTATGGTATTCTTCCTGAGAAACTGAGTTTGGGCAGAATTGTTTGAAGATGGATAATACAGTTGtctaaacaaataaaaagcaaattaattTAATGACACAGTATGCTATCATTTTGATATGGGGTATCAAATAATGCTGTGAATatcaagcattttttttaaaagcatagaaAATGAACACAGATCAAACTAATTAGCATGGTAGGAAATACATGGGAAAGTCAGAGAACACTTTAGAGGACAATAAAAATTCAGCATGGACTTGATAAACTAGTGAAATGGGAGATGAGATCAATAAAATGAGATTCATGAAGGACAAATGCAGCATTGTTCATATGAGGATGAATCAATTACACAAATTTAGAATGGGAGCATACTGGCTAGTgttgttagagagagagagaactaaaaAATCTAGGATTATGATGAGTTGTATTTCAGAATTTAACACTGATAAATTAGAGGATCCTCATAAGGGCAAAATCTAATCATGAcctttgaggagagattaaagaaaatTTAATTTGGATAGCCTGCAGAAAAGAGTGAAGATTTATGAAGGTCTTTGAATATGTACAAGTAGTTCACAAAAGAAGTGTGCATGTGGAGAGGAGTCCTGGTGAGGATTATTTTCAGTAATCAGCAGATATGGAACAGGAaggaaaattttattttgaatagaaataAATGTGTAGATAATGAAACAAGTTTTCAAGGGAGGCGTGGAATTCCTAACAAATAACTGTCGAGATACTGAGGAAAAAATGAAGACCCTCCAAAGGAGAAGGATCTAGATATGAAGTCTCTTCCATAGCTTATAACTATGTCTGTGTGCTTTCTAAATTCCAAAaattctgtcatttaaaaaacccaagccCCCATTTTAAATTCCCCATTCATTCTTTACAGAGCTCATTTTATTTATGCATATATGTTTCCCCCTATGCCAAACTTGCTTCTTCTCTAGCCACAAAGTAAACTTAAGCTTATGTGTTTTGTCTCATCAGGATTATAGATTTTTACACAGCCTCTTTATCATACTCTATCTCTCAGTGATAAAATGGCACTAGCAATTTAAACATATGGGAAAAATGCAAGAGAAGCTTATAAATCAGAATATCAATAGTGTTGAAAATATATGATAAAGGACAAATTATGATAGCCACATTTTAACCCTCATTTAAGAATGTGTCTCTGAGCATTTTGTCCCAATATGCAATATAGTAATTCCTTATAACTCCCTTATAACTCTGAGATGCATTGTATACTTACCCTTTTCTGATTATTTCAAATTGttaattggtaggtaagatcacTGCTATTTTGACTGCATTTTAAAAGTAGCTCATAGTACTTAGTATGGGGATAATATGTTAGTCAATACGTGTCATGTGGCTAAAACCCTGTAcgttgctttgaaaatgtaccctTAAGAAGAGCATTGTTACTTTAGAGTGTGGACCATCTGAATTAAATGATGGACTGACCAGTTCATAAACATAAGGTTTGTTAGTGTTCATTCAAGGTAAAAAGTGCTGGCTCAAACTTTGCGTGGGGTTCAACTTAAAAGGATTCCCCACATATTTTTCATTCATCTGGAATAATTAATTAGTTAGCACCCTTCATTTTGGCACATTCTGATACACTAATTGATGCTATGTGCAGCTTCCCCCCCCAACGTCCACCAATTATCTCAGCTCTTTCTTTACACATCCACTGTTATACTATTCTGGATCACATGTATTTCACAGTTTGGAGTAATAGCCCCTGTGAAGGGACAATATGTGTATCCCATGGCACAGAGGGCATTATGGGAGCTCTTCTCCaaaaggtgaatttcacctgctTGCTTGAACGATATTATATTTTGCCTTTGCTAAAAAAATCTAGAGCTTGAAATGCATGTGTGAGTGAGCATATATCTAGACACTTGTATGCCGAAATAGATGCTGTATTCATTTTACAAGACAAAAGTATAGTAAAGAAGAGAGTGCCATCTTTTTCTGTGaatgatttgaaaatgtagggtcCAATCATACATTTGTTGAGATTCTGTAGCTCTCATTGTCATCACTAGGAGTTAAGttgttcagcacctcacaggagcaGTTTCTTAAATTTTTGTTCATGTTGTGCTAAGCAAACACATAAGGTAACAGTGTGAAACTTATGCAACTTTTTTGTTTAGTGTTCAGATATTCATACATCAATTTTCAGTAGAAGCGATTGTTTCAGATGAATCTTTTCTTTTGCCAACCATGACTTCTTCGTTGTGTTTTTCTCAGTAAAGTCTGGGGGGATGGGTGTGGGGACAACTGgggaaatgaaatttttttttgtatttttcttttttttttaaagtctattacTATAAtctttccttgttttaaaaaaaaacacagacacAAAATTAAGTTAGGTCATGAGTCTGAAATCCATAAATCAAGGTGAAATGAAAAGCTCTATTTGTTTGATTCAGATGGTAGGTTTGAATCTAGATAATACTGTGGCTGGCACTTGATAAATCTTGGAGAGCTAGATATATTGAAAATGGAAAAAGGTGTCTCCTCTAGATGGCGCTGTGTAACTTGTGTACTTGTATACTAAGAGGAATCCGTTGCTAAGCCTCTCATCCATTAAAAATTTAATCCTACACCTCTTGCACACATAACTGACTTTCTTAGCACTGAGCTGAAGTTATTAGTCTTCTTTCATGTGTCATACAATATAGCAGTATGTCTAGCACAGAGGGAAGtataatatttttagttttatttcatTGTATGATTTGATctgaggcatttaaaaaaaaaaaaaaaaaaaaaaaagctggaggcAGGAATCACACCTAGGGTATTGTACACCAGCACAGGAATTAGATAAAACCATCCCCTCCCTATATCTATTTCCCTGCTAGCTGGCTAAAAAGAATTTGACTCCTCAGCTGTACTTCGGGGGCAAAATGCTGTACTTTATTGTTTGGTGAAAATACAACATATGGAGCCTCTTGTCTGTCACCCCAGAATCCAGGCCTGATACTTTCCTATCATCTTCTTAAGATCTCAGATAGTAATGTACTTGCTGATGCTCTATCCCCCAGATGTGCCCAGGGCATGCTCCTAGTCCAGCCATCATACATATGTGCAGGCAGCCAGGATTGTGCAGGTTCTGCTCTGTTTCTGAGCTGCAATAAGTAACATATTGTCTCTAATCCCACTGACCCATCTGGCTTAGTACTAACAGTGTGAGCTGGGAATTCTCTGCTGCCCCCCTTCTTGCACCTCCCTTTAACTGGGTTAGGGTGAGATGTTGCCTTTAGTGTCTTGCTCGTTTCTACAGAGAAGAAGTGCCGAGTATAGGCAGGGATTCAATGAGAATAAAGGTTGATATTAAACATTTTCCTTCCTTCCAATTTTTAAGTGGGATAGTCAATGGAGctaattaaacaaattaaattcaAGCCAGAAGGAATAATAATACCTATGGGTTAGTGAGATTGCTCTTAGTCAGTAATTTAAGGTACATAAATGCTGTTGCTTAAGTTGCTGCTGCTTTCTGGTGGCCTAAAAAACTTCTACCTGGTGAATATTAGAGTCTGTTATCCTGGTCtttcagtgtaatttttttttaaattaaggataGCTATTAGCAAGTTGAAGTGAATAAGAAGTAAACCACTGGTCATTACTAAATTAATATGCATATTCAGATTTTGTTTGGCTAAATATATGTCAAGCACACAGATAATCAAAagagttattttattatttacatgcTTTACAAATATATTCTTGCAAATGAACAAAAGTCTCTGTGAGGATAACCTCACACATCCGTGTATTCATGATATATGCGCACTTCTGATCTTCTGACGCTTTGAAGTGACCTGATACTTTCACTCCTGGTTCGCATATTTGATTTCTTGAACAGCCTTCTTGAAAATGATCTACACATGAAAAAGTAAATTATTGGATCTAGACATACATTACATGCAGACAGGAAAAGTGTCATTTCCTTGCAGTAGTACAGAATTTTATGTGCTGAATCATCTAAAAGTTTATCTATGTGGCTAAAAGTAAAGGGTATTCTACACAAATGATATGGGAGAAAGCATGTGAAAAATACAGCCACAACAACCCTTATGCTTTGGTTGTGTTTTCGTTTTCTGCTTGATGAGCTAATAAATTGCTTGCTTGACTTGTATATGTACCTGGATATAGCAATGTAACATCCTATTAGTACTATAAGTACTATTACAAACATACAGGTATTGATATAAATGACTGCTTCGTGCCATTTTACTCCCAAGGGAGTTTTAAGTTTTATGCAATCatctatatttttctttgttggaTATTCATTCGTAAGAATCAAATTTGGTAACGCTAGAAAAGCCATAACAACCCAAACACATGCTGACAAAATCTTGGTGAAAGTAATACTGTACATTCTGGAATCCCCAAATGGCTTTACCACTTTCAGATACCGGTCAATGCTAATGAGTCCAAGAAACACAATCGTAGTATACATGTTTGCATAAAACAAAACTGTGGAATATCGGCATAGAAAAAAGTTAAAGTGCAATGGTCCGAGTCTCAAGtcctgaattattttaaatggaaatgtcAGTGTCATTAGGAGGTCTGCAACCACAATGTTTTTGAGGTAAAAGATAaaacttgttttgtttctgatgtgGAAGAAAATCCATACTGCTAGACCATTCAGTAAGATGCTTGCCAGGAATATGATGAGGTAAAGCACTGGCAAAACAATGGTTGTAAATTCATTTTGTGTGGAGTTCCCAAGTAGACCTGTTGTGGAATTAGTTGAAATAATGTCTTCTTGGCCCAGATGATAATCTATAGGAATGATGGAAAGAAATAATGTAAGTACGTTTTGACAGTTGTATAAATGATTTTAGCAGTTGTTCTCCAAGGCTTGTGGTGGTGTTGTCTTCGGCTGAGCCCAAATGATTCTTAGATGAACCAGTTTAGAAAATGTGAACTTCTTTAATAGAATATCCTttaatattatacattttaaaataaaagcataaaGCACTTGTTGGCCACAATAAATCAGAATactgtaaagtatcagaggggtagccgtgttagtctgaatctgtaaaaagcaatagagggtcctg
This region includes:
- the GPR87 gene encoding G-protein coupled receptor 87, giving the protein MGFNLSYGKTPDYHLGQEDIISTNSTTGLLGNSTQNEFTTIVLPVLYLIIFLASILLNGLAVWIFFHIRNKTSFIFYLKNIVVADLLMTLTFPFKIIQDLRLGPLHFNFFLCRYSTVLFYANMYTTIVFLGLISIDRYLKVVKPFGDSRMYSITFTKILSACVWVVMAFLALPNLILTNEYPTKKNIDDCIKLKTPLGVKWHEAVIYINTCMFVIVLIVLIGCYIAISRYIYKSSKQFISSSSRKRKHNQSIRVVVAVFFTCFLPYHLCRIPFTFSHIDKLLDDSAHKILYYCKEMTLFLSACNVCLDPIIYFFMCRSFSRRLFKKSNMRTRSESIRSLQSVRRSEVRIYHEYTDV